The Deinococcus roseus genome contains a region encoding:
- a CDS encoding IclR family transcriptional regulator, translating to MLDTLQKSAQILKQFTSTHPEWGTRELAAHLQQPKSTVHLHLQALTQTGFLRKTPRNKYALSWRLLEFSGHLHHQLGWYQEAVTAMQKLAEEVKALSYLCVLEGQDVLCIARAHSESEEHREIQTDLYLPTHATAAGKIFAAFCSLPIKQFQKFTPSTITTPDEWETALKKIRQDRYALSLEEWVPDSCALAAPLFQEEKLVAVLGLQVKTFRFKQQKSNLLHKLLHNTDHFWSGF from the coding sequence ATGCTGGACACCCTGCAGAAAAGCGCCCAGATCTTAAAACAGTTCACCTCCACCCACCCGGAGTGGGGCACCCGTGAGCTTGCTGCACACCTGCAGCAACCCAAGAGCACCGTACACTTGCACCTGCAAGCCCTCACCCAGACGGGATTTCTGAGAAAAACCCCCAGAAACAAATATGCCCTCTCCTGGCGGTTGCTGGAATTTTCGGGACATTTGCACCACCAGTTGGGGTGGTATCAGGAGGCGGTCACAGCCATGCAAAAACTGGCAGAGGAGGTCAAAGCCCTGAGTTATTTGTGCGTGCTGGAAGGGCAGGATGTGCTGTGCATTGCCCGTGCCCACTCTGAATCCGAAGAACACCGGGAAATCCAGACCGACCTGTACCTCCCCACCCATGCCACTGCAGCAGGCAAGATCTTTGCAGCTTTCTGTTCCCTGCCCATCAAACAATTCCAGAAATTCACCCCCAGCACCATCACCACCCCAGACGAATGGGAAACCGCCCTGAAAAAAATCAGGCAGGACCGGTATGCCCTCTCGCTGGAAGAATGGGTGCCAGATTCCTGCGCCCTGGCTGCACCTCTGTTTCAGGAGGAAAAGCTGGTGGCCGTGCTGGGCCTGCAGGTGAAAACCTTCCGTTTCAAACAGCAGAAAAGCAACCTGCTGCACAAACTGCTGCACAACACAGACCACTTCTGGTCGGGGTTCTAA
- a CDS encoding c-type cytochrome, giving the protein MRKLVLFGVLALGAAGTWVYAQSSEKAASNLTAPTFTEKQAQAGETVFNASCAGCHGKELQGGFAPALKGDKFIAKWSADGKTVADLYTKISTTMPKGKPGSLTQDQYENIVAHILATNGFKPKELRKEDLKNYSLDAK; this is encoded by the coding sequence ATGAGAAAACTGGTGTTGTTTGGTGTATTGGCTCTTGGTGCAGCAGGAACCTGGGTGTATGCCCAGTCCAGCGAAAAAGCTGCCAGCAATCTGACCGCTCCCACCTTCACGGAAAAACAGGCTCAGGCAGGCGAAACAGTGTTTAACGCCAGCTGCGCAGGCTGCCACGGCAAGGAATTGCAGGGCGGTTTTGCTCCAGCCCTGAAAGGGGACAAGTTCATCGCCAAGTGGAGTGCAGATGGCAAGACGGTGGCAGACCTCTACACCAAGATTTCTACCACCATGCCCAAAGGCAAGCCTGGTTCTCTGACCCAGGACCAGTATGAAAACATTGTGGCCCACATCCTGGCCACCAATGGCTTCAAACCCAAAGAGCTGAGGAAAGAAGACCTCAAGAACTACAGCCTGGACGCAAAATAA
- a CDS encoding barstar family protein, translating to MMQLKPQHQEWLLEQGWSEACSLEPDLVQEIYQRQGIHLPQDVLGFLCRFASFVLYIRSPFIKGALEQMQFDVIQLSKQPQILLAQEDSWDGQERICIVVALFLNSKNQLLVWSSDTEGLMFGLKDAQGDIHSLGDASGLLEFLKGDRTLHLDLTVPLNPRWLSQLEIDGSQLETPADLHHCLQKNLHFPAHHGHNIHALRDMLSTEVRRPLHLIWNQSEASRASFGKSAFQALVDVFQQAARADENQPPDQRFTFELK from the coding sequence ATGATGCAACTGAAACCTCAACACCAGGAATGGCTGCTGGAACAGGGCTGGAGTGAAGCCTGCAGCCTGGAGCCGGATCTGGTGCAGGAAATTTACCAGAGGCAGGGAATCCATCTGCCACAAGATGTGCTGGGTTTTCTCTGCAGATTCGCCAGCTTTGTGCTTTACATCCGCTCTCCCTTCATCAAAGGTGCGCTGGAACAGATGCAATTCGATGTGATTCAACTTTCGAAACAGCCACAAATCCTGCTTGCACAAGAAGATTCCTGGGATGGGCAAGAGCGAATCTGCATTGTGGTGGCCCTTTTTTTGAACAGCAAAAACCAATTGCTGGTCTGGTCGTCCGACACGGAGGGTCTGATGTTTGGTCTGAAAGATGCTCAAGGAGACATCCATTCGCTTGGAGATGCCAGTGGTCTGCTGGAGTTCCTGAAAGGCGACAGGACCTTGCATCTGGACCTCACCGTACCCCTCAATCCAAGATGGCTTTCACAACTGGAAATCGATGGCAGTCAGCTGGAAACACCAGCAGATTTGCACCATTGTCTGCAAAAAAATCTGCACTTCCCTGCGCATCATGGACACAACATCCATGCCTTAAGGGACATGTTGAGCACAGAGGTCAGACGGCCCCTGCACCTCATCTGGAACCAAAGCGAAGCTTCCAGAGCATCTTTTGGGAAATCTGCTTTTCAGGCTCTGGTGGATGTTTTTCAACAGGCTGCCAGAGCAGATGAAAACCAACCTCCAGACCAGCGCTTCACCTTCGAGTTGAAATAA
- the hutU gene encoding urocanate hydratase, translating into METTTIRAPRGAQKTAKGWIQEAAKRMLMNNLDPEVAEKPDELIVYGGRGKAARNWEAFHRIVETLDRLENTETLLIQSGKPVAVLKTHELAPRVILANSNLVPNWSTWEHFDELDRKGLMMYGQMTAGSWIYIGTQGILQGTYETFASAGEKHFGGSLKGTITVTAGLGGMGGAQPLAVKLAGGVSINIEIDPHRIQRRLEIRYLDEVVENLQDALQKAEQYKAQGVARSIGLLGNAAEVVPALVDMGFTPDLVTDQTSAHDPMWGYIPVLNADEDADTLRRDQPDVYRQRAFESMAKHVEAILEMQKRGAVAFDYGNNLRQRALEFGVKNAFDYPGFVPAFIRDSFCEGRGPFRWVALSGDPQDIYETDKALLELFPDDHRLQNWLKYAADQIAFQGLPARICWLGYKERDRAGLLFNQMVRDGRLKAPIVIGRDHLDAGSVASPNRETEAMLDGSDAVSDWPLLNFATGVASGAAWMSFHHGGGVGMGFSQHSGLVAVADGSEEAEKRLSMCLVNDPAMGVIRHADAGYEKAKQVAQERGLDLPSI; encoded by the coding sequence ATGGAAACCACAACGATCCGCGCCCCCAGAGGTGCCCAGAAAACCGCGAAAGGCTGGATTCAGGAAGCTGCCAAACGCATGCTGATGAACAACCTGGACCCCGAGGTGGCAGAGAAACCCGATGAACTGATTGTGTATGGCGGACGGGGCAAAGCCGCCCGCAACTGGGAAGCCTTCCACAGGATTGTGGAGACCCTGGACCGTCTGGAAAACACCGAAACCCTGCTGATTCAGTCTGGCAAGCCTGTGGCGGTTTTGAAAACCCACGAACTGGCCCCCAGGGTGATTCTGGCCAACAGCAACCTGGTGCCTAACTGGTCCACCTGGGAACATTTTGATGAACTGGACAGGAAGGGCCTGATGATGTACGGGCAGATGACCGCTGGAAGCTGGATTTACATTGGCACCCAGGGCATCCTGCAGGGCACCTATGAGACCTTTGCATCAGCAGGAGAGAAGCACTTTGGTGGAAGCCTGAAAGGCACCATCACCGTGACTGCAGGACTGGGAGGGATGGGCGGAGCGCAACCTCTGGCCGTCAAACTGGCTGGAGGGGTCAGCATCAACATTGAGATTGACCCGCACCGCATCCAGCGCCGCCTCGAAATCCGCTACCTGGACGAGGTGGTCGAAAACCTGCAGGACGCTTTGCAGAAAGCTGAGCAGTACAAAGCCCAGGGGGTGGCCCGTTCCATTGGTCTGCTGGGCAATGCTGCAGAGGTTGTTCCTGCCCTGGTGGACATGGGTTTCACCCCGGATCTGGTGACCGACCAGACCAGTGCCCATGATCCCATGTGGGGATACATCCCAGTCCTGAACGCAGATGAGGATGCAGACACCCTGCGCAGAGACCAACCCGATGTCTACCGCCAGCGGGCTTTTGAGAGCATGGCAAAGCATGTGGAGGCCATTCTGGAAATGCAGAAACGTGGTGCTGTGGCTTTTGATTACGGCAACAACCTGCGCCAGCGTGCACTGGAATTCGGGGTGAAGAATGCTTTTGATTACCCTGGTTTTGTGCCTGCCTTCATCCGGGACAGCTTCTGTGAAGGCCGTGGACCTTTCCGCTGGGTGGCCCTCAGCGGCGATCCCCAGGACATTTACGAGACCGACAAAGCCCTGCTGGAGCTTTTTCCCGACGATCACCGCCTGCAGAACTGGCTGAAGTACGCTGCGGATCAGATTGCTTTCCAGGGTTTGCCTGCCCGCATCTGCTGGCTGGGGTACAAAGAACGGGACCGTGCAGGACTGCTGTTCAACCAGATGGTGCGGGATGGCCGCCTGAAAGCCCCCATCGTGATTGGCCGCGACCATCTGGATGCGGGATCCGTGGCCAGCCCCAACCGTGAAACCGAAGCCATGCTGGACGGCAGTGACGCTGTCTCAGACTGGCCCTTGCTGAACTTTGCAACGGGTGTGGCCAGCGGTGCAGCCTGGATGAGCTTCCACCACGGGGGCGGTGTGGGGATGGGGTTCAGCCAGCACTCGGGTCTGGTGGCGGTTGCAGATGGCAGCGAAGAAGCTGAAAAACGCCTCTCCATGTGTCTGGTCAACGATCCGGCCATGGGTGTGATCCGCCATGCAGACGCAGGTTACGAGAAAGCAAAACAGGTGGCCCAGGAACGTGGTCTGGATCTGCCGTCTATCTGA
- a CDS encoding arginase family protein, protein MTHLPFSGLISFARAPILDLAADFRADVGVLGLPFDIALGFRPGARFAPRAIREASLRYALPPEGFYDLRTGQRKLAGLQLVDAGDVILPSLEPELARNRITEAAQQLKSRVKLPIFLGGDHSVSYPLLRAFSDVKDLHIVQLDAHLDFTDVRNDTRFSNSSPFRRACEDLPNLKHITTIGLRGLRFDEEAVQAAKSRGHALVGMWDCADLEKVIQQLPEGKNVYLSFDVDVLDPAVLPATSSPEVDGMSYATAMTLIRETVKRNTLVGLDVVELTPALDASGNSNLLIARLIMETLTEVFS, encoded by the coding sequence ATGACCCACCTGCCTTTTTCTGGCCTGATTTCTTTCGCCCGTGCTCCGATCCTGGATCTTGCTGCAGATTTCCGTGCAGATGTGGGGGTGCTTGGCCTTCCCTTTGACATCGCATTGGGATTCCGTCCGGGTGCCCGTTTTGCGCCCAGGGCCATCCGGGAGGCTTCCCTGAGGTATGCCCTGCCGCCAGAAGGTTTCTACGACCTGCGCACAGGACAGCGCAAACTGGCAGGTCTGCAACTGGTGGATGCTGGCGATGTGATTCTGCCCAGTCTGGAGCCTGAACTTGCCAGAAACCGCATCACCGAAGCAGCACAGCAGCTGAAATCCAGGGTCAAACTGCCGATTTTTCTGGGAGGAGACCACAGTGTCTCTTACCCGCTCTTGCGGGCTTTTTCGGATGTGAAAGACCTGCACATCGTGCAACTGGATGCCCATCTGGATTTCACGGATGTGCGCAACGACACCCGGTTCAGCAATTCCAGTCCGTTCAGGCGGGCCTGTGAAGACCTGCCCAATCTGAAACACATCACCACCATTGGGCTCAGGGGTTTGCGCTTTGATGAAGAGGCCGTGCAGGCTGCAAAATCCAGAGGCCATGCCCTCGTTGGAATGTGGGACTGTGCAGACCTGGAAAAAGTGATCCAGCAGCTTCCAGAGGGCAAGAACGTTTACCTGTCTTTCGATGTGGATGTGCTGGATCCTGCAGTTCTGCCTGCCACCAGCAGCCCGGAAGTGGACGGAATGTCTTACGCTACAGCCATGACCCTGATCCGTGAAACGGTAAAACGCAACACCCTGGTTGGCCTGGATGTGGTGGAACTCACCCCAGCCCTGGATGCCAGCGGAAACAGCAACCTCCTGATCGCAAGGCTGATCATGGAAACCCTGACAGAGGTGTTCTCGTGA
- a CDS encoding ACT domain-containing protein, producing the protein MSVMESEARKRGSMVTLQRLDGEYAILKLSPDTTPPDWAFQGDFSSITRTPSELSIVCDARFAPLQAKAEIGWVVYQLVGQFGFDQSGILESLTRPLAEAGISILSISTFDTDYILVKDTHEEQARAALGAAGHQFAEVPVA; encoded by the coding sequence ATGAGTGTGATGGAGTCCGAAGCAAGAAAGCGAGGCAGCATGGTCACCTTACAACGCCTGGATGGAGAATACGCCATCCTGAAATTGTCCCCGGACACCACCCCCCCAGACTGGGCTTTCCAGGGGGATTTCTCCAGCATCACCCGCACCCCCAGTGAGCTTTCCATCGTCTGCGACGCACGTTTCGCACCCCTGCAGGCCAAAGCCGAAATCGGCTGGGTGGTGTACCAACTGGTCGGACAGTTTGGTTTTGACCAGTCCGGCATCCTGGAATCCCTGACCCGCCCCCTGGCCGAGGCTGGCATCAGCATCCTCTCCATTTCCACCTTCGACACCGATTACATCCTGGTCAAAGACACCCACGAGGAGCAGGCCAGAGCTGCTCTCGGTGCCGCTGGACACCAGTTTGCCGAAGTGCCTGTGGCTTGA
- a CDS encoding bifunctional serine/threonine-protein kinase/ABC transporter substrate-binding protein, with amino-acid sequence MRCITCGHTYPDDKPFCPVCGTPNPNVGQARFLTSELSAGTLLQGKYKIDRVLGQGGFGITYAATHTVLNSKVAIKELFPEGTARQGTTVAPPGTLGGGGWQELKKSFILEAQTVARFNHPAIVRVMDIFEENGTAYLVMEYLEGQPIGKILEKGPAPMDLVEKIARDVAEALKVVHGNGLLHRDIKPDNIYLEKTGRVVLIDFGSARNFASGQSSRHTRLVTPGYAPLEQYATQATLGPYTDIYALGATLHHALTGEQPPDAVSRTTGANLAPLPANTPRNLRAAIEAAMQVEVTKRPQDADAFLAILGNKEAVKPPPPNPTQQAPKPQPAPQPTPQPKPQPAPKPQPAPQPAPKQQPAPQPTPQSRNKNTPAPQPAPPVRKSTGCVGCLAWVGGLTVVGVGVAAYFLYPTLQQEWQKQNNPPAQTQTQPETQPETTTPTPTPETQPETQPETSPQASLPAQPSVDRSRIPGNIPSAQDYRLASQPMASSDAANKLDQTILDFGYPAYLQSDPAGTVVVVGPFLNQEDAELALRDLQGLNSTLAVVEPAPATSQPSTPSTPETPSTLSTSPITDLPDGERKDILQAYQEGNYTDTVKKADAYIPTHKTDALVRLTRWNAARQLKNIDTVTIGVSVPTSGENVQVSEAVLQGVMLALSEAQTPPPVLVSVLNDHYDAATAQSAAGEFAIDGSIVAVIGPVSSGQGLSAAPTYNNNAVPHLLPTATDDRLVGIGNFTYRMAPTNTQQAQAMAELMEKDKRQSVLVYYNPDNAYSNSLHEAFIASAGEKGINVWSVEYPANGLPDTLVPEGSTPDSVFIAGGFGDVARIAKALRSEGVKEPLYAGDSAYSQKLLQDARAEVEGIKVLSFYHYTDTITSSVKFRDKFRKTFGGADPNARAMQAYDSMKLLLASLAYAQKKNNGILPSRADMQAALQTYKGGNALSGVTSSIRFDANQGIINRPFVILQVKNGQFVSAGRVAASSGGTQ; translated from the coding sequence ATGAGATGCATCACTTGTGGACACACCTACCCCGATGACAAACCGTTCTGCCCCGTGTGCGGCACGCCCAACCCCAATGTGGGTCAGGCCCGGTTTCTCACCTCCGAATTAAGCGCTGGAACGTTGCTGCAGGGCAAATACAAGATTGATCGGGTGCTGGGTCAGGGTGGCTTTGGCATCACGTATGCTGCCACGCACACGGTCCTCAACTCCAAAGTGGCCATCAAGGAACTTTTCCCTGAAGGCACTGCCAGACAGGGCACCACGGTGGCCCCTCCCGGAACCCTGGGAGGCGGAGGCTGGCAGGAACTCAAGAAGAGTTTCATCCTGGAAGCCCAGACGGTGGCCCGTTTCAACCATCCTGCCATCGTGCGGGTGATGGACATTTTTGAGGAGAACGGCACCGCTTACCTGGTGATGGAATACCTCGAAGGGCAACCCATCGGGAAAATCCTGGAAAAAGGCCCAGCCCCCATGGACCTGGTGGAAAAAATTGCCCGTGATGTGGCAGAAGCCCTGAAAGTGGTGCACGGCAATGGCTTACTCCACCGGGACATCAAACCAGACAACATCTACCTGGAAAAAACCGGACGGGTGGTCCTGATTGACTTCGGATCTGCCCGCAATTTTGCTTCGGGGCAGTCCAGCAGGCACACCCGACTGGTCACACCGGGATATGCCCCGCTGGAGCAGTACGCCACCCAGGCGACCCTCGGGCCTTACACAGACATCTATGCACTGGGAGCCACACTGCACCATGCCCTGACCGGAGAACAGCCACCAGATGCTGTTTCCAGAACCACCGGAGCCAACCTTGCTCCTCTGCCTGCCAACACACCCAGGAACCTGCGGGCTGCCATCGAGGCCGCCATGCAGGTGGAGGTCACCAAAAGACCTCAGGATGCAGATGCTTTTCTGGCCATTCTGGGCAACAAGGAGGCCGTGAAGCCCCCTCCACCCAATCCCACCCAGCAGGCTCCGAAGCCACAACCTGCACCACAACCCACCCCCCAGCCCAAACCCCAACCTGCTCCAAAGCCACAGCCAGCCCCTCAACCTGCCCCAAAACAGCAGCCTGCGCCTCAACCCACCCCTCAATCCAGGAACAAGAACACCCCCGCTCCACAACCTGCTCCTCCCGTGCGCAAAAGCACGGGGTGTGTGGGCTGTCTGGCCTGGGTGGGAGGTCTGACCGTGGTGGGGGTTGGGGTGGCCGCGTACTTCCTGTACCCGACCCTGCAGCAGGAATGGCAGAAACAGAACAATCCTCCTGCGCAAACCCAGACCCAGCCAGAAACGCAGCCTGAGACCACCACACCCACGCCAACCCCCGAAACCCAGCCAGAGACCCAGCCAGAGACCAGCCCTCAGGCTTCTCTGCCTGCACAGCCCTCTGTGGACAGAAGCAGGATTCCTGGAAACATTCCTTCGGCACAGGACTACCGTCTGGCTTCTCAACCCATGGCTTCATCTGACGCGGCCAACAAACTGGATCAGACCATTCTGGACTTTGGTTATCCTGCCTACCTGCAATCTGATCCTGCAGGCACCGTGGTGGTGGTTGGTCCTTTCCTCAATCAGGAAGATGCAGAACTGGCTTTGAGGGATTTGCAGGGCCTGAACAGCACCCTGGCGGTTGTGGAACCTGCGCCAGCAACATCCCAGCCTTCCACACCCAGCACCCCCGAGACCCCATCCACCCTGAGCACCAGTCCCATTACGGACCTGCCCGATGGAGAGCGCAAAGACATTCTGCAGGCCTATCAGGAAGGCAATTACACAGACACAGTCAAGAAAGCAGATGCCTACATCCCCACCCACAAAACCGATGCGCTGGTGCGCCTGACCCGTTGGAATGCTGCCCGTCAGCTGAAGAACATTGACACGGTGACCATCGGGGTGAGCGTGCCCACAAGTGGGGAAAATGTGCAGGTGTCAGAGGCGGTGCTGCAAGGCGTCATGCTGGCCCTTTCAGAGGCCCAGACCCCACCTCCGGTGCTGGTGAGTGTGCTCAACGACCATTACGACGCTGCCACAGCCCAGAGCGCTGCAGGTGAATTTGCCATCGATGGGTCCATCGTGGCGGTGATTGGCCCGGTGAGTTCTGGCCAGGGCCTCAGTGCTGCGCCAACCTACAACAACAATGCTGTGCCCCACCTGCTGCCCACCGCCACCGATGACCGTCTGGTGGGCATTGGAAACTTCACCTACCGCATGGCCCCCACCAACACCCAGCAGGCCCAGGCCATGGCTGAATTGATGGAAAAAGACAAACGCCAGAGCGTGCTGGTTTATTACAACCCAGACAATGCCTATTCCAACAGCCTGCACGAAGCATTCATTGCCAGTGCTGGCGAGAAGGGCATCAATGTCTGGTCGGTGGAATACCCTGCCAACGGCCTGCCTGACACCCTGGTCCCAGAAGGCAGCACCCCCGACAGTGTGTTCATTGCCGGAGGGTTCGGGGATGTGGCCCGCATTGCCAAAGCCCTCAGAAGTGAGGGTGTGAAAGAACCCCTCTATGCTGGAGACTCCGCCTACAGCCAGAAACTGTTGCAGGATGCGCGTGCAGAAGTGGAAGGCATCAAGGTGCTCAGCTTCTACCACTACACCGACACCATCACCAGCAGCGTGAAATTCAGGGACAAATTCCGCAAGACCTTTGGTGGCGCAGACCCCAACGCCAGGGCCATGCAGGCCTACGACAGCATGAAGTTGTTGTTGGCTTCCCTGGCGTATGCCCAGAAGAAAAACAACGGCATTTTGCCCTCCAGAGCTGACATGCAGGCTGCATTGCAAACCTACAAAGGCGGAAATGCACTCTCTGGAGTGACCTCCAGCATTCGCTTTGATGCCAACCAGGGCATCATCAACCGTCCTTTTGTGATCCTGCAAGTCAAAAATGGTCAGTTTGTCAGCGCAGGTCGTGTGGCTGCCAGCAGTGGGGGGACGCAGTAA
- a CDS encoding YqgE/AlgH family protein, whose product MELTFLVANPYLQGDYFQESVILILEHDEKGALGLIINQESNASIADVVEGGTSQDAVLLGGPVDQKFGWCLYRYPTGMEGEIKLGGNTCVSTSYLILQHLMQSLGSEYQLIMGYSGWGAGQLEKECQEGTWLWVHMDDSLIFDTPIEERWSTAIASLGIEPAQIMPGGAKA is encoded by the coding sequence ATGGAATTGACTTTTTTGGTGGCCAACCCCTACCTGCAAGGCGACTACTTCCAGGAAAGCGTCATCCTGATTCTGGAACACGATGAAAAAGGAGCCCTGGGCCTGATCATCAACCAGGAAAGCAATGCCAGCATTGCAGACGTGGTGGAAGGTGGAACCTCACAGGACGCTGTGCTGCTGGGAGGCCCGGTGGACCAGAAATTCGGCTGGTGCCTCTACCGCTACCCCACCGGGATGGAAGGAGAAATCAAACTGGGCGGCAACACCTGCGTGTCCACCAGCTACCTGATCCTGCAACACCTGATGCAAAGCCTGGGCTCCGAATACCAGCTGATCATGGGGTATTCGGGCTGGGGCGCAGGGCAACTGGAAAAAGAATGTCAGGAAGGCACCTGGTTGTGGGTCCACATGGACGACAGCCTGATTTTTGACACCCCCATCGAAGAACGCTGGAGCACCGCAATTGCCTCTCTGGGCATTGAGCCAGCACAGATCATGCCTGGGGGGGCGAAGGCTTAG
- the lon gene encoding endopeptidase La has translation MSDNNQNDIPNTPIPEILPVCPVRGSVIYPTMVQHIDAARDVSIKAIEAAMQGSKTILIVSQKDKDIDDPSGSDLYTVGTACNILRMKRNPDGTVQMLVSAVSRVTVQKYHKTEFIQAEVKPLEVPAGEISEYQALGRELRTKFEEMIPGSKFLAPDVVELILNREDPGVMADYIAFNMDFKLVDKQAVLEALTLTERVKKVLVMLDSEAELMAIQRRIQQQVKEEIDKNQRDYYLREQMKIIQKELHGEDSEEDEIAQLREKINALGLTEDAKKEVDRELNRLERMHPDSAEAAVIRTYLTWMTELPWNIRSDDQLNLKEAEKTLDDDHYGLEKVKDRVLEFLAVRQLRKERAERGEIDVADVNKGPILVFTGPPGVGKTSIAQSIAKSLGRKYVRIALGGARDESDIRGHRRTYIGSMPGRIIQGLRNAGTKNPVVLLDEVDKLGQSYQGDPSSALLEVLDPAQNHSFTDHYLGVPFDLSEVMFIATANYPEQIPGPLLDRMEVIEFTSYIEQEKLEIAKRYLLPRQIKENGLKQAQIQVTDAALEKLISHYTREAGVRNLEREIGTTVRKVARRIAGGDLKRARVTDRELERYLGNPRYLPESEAREDAVGVSTGMFYTPVGGDILFVETSVMPGKGNLVLTGQLGEVMKESARAALSYAKQNSTRFHITQEKLDNSEIHVHVPAGAIPKEGPSAGVAMVTSLVSALTGIAARRDVAMTGEITLTGRVLPIGGLKEKVLGARRAGIKHIVLPKMNERDINDIPANLRASIEFHPCENLDQVLDVALVGGLKALEGKTTPSKKKTKRDQTASA, from the coding sequence ATGTCGGATAACAACCAGAACGACATTCCCAATACGCCCATTCCTGAAATCCTCCCGGTGTGTCCAGTTCGGGGTTCGGTCATTTACCCCACCATGGTCCAGCACATTGATGCAGCCCGTGATGTCAGCATCAAGGCCATCGAAGCCGCCATGCAGGGCAGCAAGACCATCCTGATTGTCTCCCAGAAAGACAAGGACATCGATGATCCCTCGGGAAGCGACCTTTACACGGTGGGCACCGCCTGCAACATCCTGCGCATGAAGCGCAACCCGGACGGCACTGTCCAGATGCTGGTCTCTGCAGTCAGTCGCGTGACCGTCCAGAAATACCACAAAACCGAATTTATCCAGGCTGAAGTCAAGCCTTTAGAAGTGCCTGCCGGAGAAATTTCCGAATACCAGGCCCTGGGGCGTGAACTGCGCACCAAATTCGAGGAAATGATTCCCGGCAGCAAATTCCTGGCTCCCGATGTCGTGGAACTGATCCTCAACCGCGAAGACCCCGGTGTGATGGCAGACTACATTGCCTTCAACATGGACTTCAAACTGGTGGACAAGCAGGCCGTGCTGGAAGCCCTCACCCTCACCGAACGGGTGAAAAAGGTGCTGGTGATGCTGGACAGCGAAGCCGAACTGATGGCCATCCAGCGCCGCATCCAGCAGCAGGTCAAAGAAGAAATCGACAAGAACCAGCGCGATTACTACCTGCGCGAGCAAATGAAGATCATCCAGAAAGAGCTTCATGGCGAGGACTCCGAAGAGGACGAGATCGCCCAGCTGCGCGAGAAAATCAATGCCCTGGGCCTCACCGAAGATGCCAAAAAAGAAGTGGACCGGGAACTCAACCGTCTGGAACGGATGCATCCCGATTCCGCAGAGGCCGCTGTCATCCGCACCTACCTGACCTGGATGACCGAACTCCCCTGGAACATCCGCAGCGATGACCAGCTCAACCTCAAAGAAGCCGAGAAAACCCTCGATGACGACCACTACGGTCTGGAAAAAGTCAAAGACCGGGTGCTGGAATTCCTGGCGGTGCGCCAGCTTCGCAAGGAACGCGCTGAGCGGGGCGAAATCGACGTTGCCGATGTGAACAAGGGACCCATCCTGGTGTTCACTGGCCCTCCCGGTGTCGGCAAGACCTCCATTGCCCAGAGCATCGCCAAATCCCTTGGACGAAAATACGTGCGCATTGCCCTCGGGGGTGCCCGCGACGAGAGCGACATCCGCGGTCACCGCCGCACCTACATCGGCTCCATGCCTGGACGGATCATTCAGGGGCTCAGAAATGCCGGAACCAAAAACCCCGTGGTGCTGCTGGACGAGGTGGACAAACTTGGTCAGAGCTACCAGGGAGATCCTTCCAGCGCCCTGCTGGAAGTGCTGGACCCTGCCCAGAACCACAGCTTCACCGACCATTACCTCGGGGTGCCTTTTGACCTCTCGGAAGTGATGTTCATTGCCACTGCCAACTACCCAGAGCAGATCCCTGGACCCCTCCTGGACCGCATGGAAGTGATCGAGTTCACCTCCTACATCGAGCAGGAGAAACTGGAGATCGCCAAGCGCTACCTGCTGCCCCGCCAGATCAAGGAAAACGGCCTGAAACAGGCCCAGATCCAGGTCACGGATGCAGCCCTCGAAAAACTGATTTCCCACTACACCAGAGAAGCCGGAGTGCGCAACCTGGAACGGGAAATCGGCACCACCGTGCGCAAAGTGGCCCGCCGCATCGCTGGTGGAGACCTCAAACGTGCCCGTGTGACCGACAGAGAGCTGGAACGCTACCTCGGGAACCCCAGGTACCTCCCCGAATCTGAAGCGCGTGAAGATGCCGTTGGCGTGTCCACAGGCATGTTCTACACCCCGGTGGGTGGAGACATCCTCTTTGTGGAAACCAGCGTGATGCCCGGAAAAGGCAACCTCGTGCTGACCGGACAACTGGGCGAAGTGATGAAAGAAAGCGCCCGTGCAGCGCTGAGTTACGCCAAGCAGAACAGCACCCGCTTTCACATCACCCAGGAAAAACTCGACAACTCCGAAATCCACGTGCACGTTCCTGCCGGAGCCATTCCCAAAGAAGGCCCCAGTGCAGGGGTGGCCATGGTGACCAGTCTGGTCAGTGCCCTCACCGGAATTGCTGCCCGCAGAGACGTGGCCATGACCGGAGAAATCACCCTCACCGGACGTGTGCTGCCCATCGGTGGCCTCAAAGAGAAGGTGCTGGGGGCCAGACGTGCAGGCATCAAACACATCGTGCTGCCCAAAATGAACGAACGGGACATCAACGACATTCCTGCCAACCTCAGGGCCAGCATCGAATTCCACCCCTGTGAGAACCTCGATCAGGTGCTGGATGTGGCCCTGGTGGGTGGACTCAAAGCCCTGGAGGGCAAAACCACCCCCAGCAAGAAGAAAACCAAGCGCGACCAGACCGCCAGCGCATAA